The window GAGTATGGGGCGTTTATGTCGGTCTCCCAAGATAAGAAAGAGGCGGTCGTAGGATATGTACAGAGGGTTTCCGGAGCCAATAAGGGGATTATTTACTTAAGGCTTAAGGGGCTTGAGGAACAGACAAAGTATGAGATTCTGGAGCTTGGCATAAAGCTTTCCGGAGCAGCGCTGATGTATGCGGGACTGCCTATGCCGGTGATCAAGGCGGACAATGAAGCCAGGGTATTTACCTTGATGGCGCGGTGAGGATAGTTCTGACTGGTTTTAAATGCTTAAGAGAGATATGTAAGAAAGGATCGGAGACGGGGAACACATCATATGTTGTTCCCTTCTTGGATCCTGTTTGTTTTAGTTTTGCAATAAACCATTTAATTTTGCCGGTATAGCGGGATTTTGAATGATATACAGGTTCCCATATGTTTTTTACTAAGTATTTTTAATTGAGAAGTGTTTCCATATTGCATTACCAGGCGGCTGTTAACATTGGACAGGCCGATGTTTTCCTGATTGGGGTGATTGATTTTCTCATTGAGGGCAGCCACTTCTTCTTTGCTCATTCCAACACCTGTATCGATTACGGTAATGGTAAGCCATTGATCTTTCTCCGATATTTTGAGTTTGATAAAGCCTGAGCCTGGAAGGGGCTTGATGCCATGATACAGGCTGTTTTCAATAAGTGGCTGAAGGATGAGCCGCATGAGGGGGTAAGATTCCACTGCCTTGTCATAATCGTAGTACAGAATGTATTTATCCTCATACCGGTATCTCTGGATACTGTCATATTTTTTCAGATATTCAACCTCATCCCTGATGGTTACCATGGAGGTGGTAGTTTGAAGCGAATATTTGAGAATATCGGAGAGTGCTTCAATGATATTGTTCAGAGACGTAGGTTTACCGGTAAATTCAATGGCCTTAAAATCCAGTGTCTGCAAGGTATTAAAGAGAAAATGAGGATTGATTTGAAGCTGTAGAGCAGCCATTTCCGCCAGCTTTTGTTCCTGCTTCTTTAATGTCAGCTGATTTTTCAGGAAGGTCTGATTAACAAATAGCCGGACGATATTATTTAAAATAATATCGTATTCATCCTTGATGAAGCTTGGTTTCTCCTGATTGTAAGTACCCCGTTCTGCATCGGAAAATACAGTAACAAAGTAATCGATCTGCTGAAAGTTCTTCTTGGTAATGGTATAAGCAATCCAGACCATTGTGCATACCACCACTGCCAGAACCATAAGTAACTGGAAAAGAAGCGTGTACAGCGCCAGATAGTAATTAGACTTACTGGTGCATGCGGCAATATAAGTACCGCATGCGGCCGGTATGACTCTGACATAATAGTTCTGGTGGTTAAAAGATATCCAGTCCTGGCAGGGCTGGTCAGAAGAAGCCATTACCATAGATACGATGGCTTCCCTGTCGTGGTCGTTTAGTTCCTGCATGTTTCCGTTTCCCTGTAAAAGAAAGTTGCCCTGTGAGTCAATGATAAAAAACTGGTCCAGATTAGAACCGGAATTGAGAAGCTGCCTTAACTGCTCTTCATAGATATTGACCAGAATGACTCCCTGGAACATGCTGAGTTTCCTATAATAAGTCAGAACAGGGGTAGGCCGGCTGTAGGAATATAAAGTCATATTCCGTTTTTCAATCCATTCGCTTTTGTCAGAGGTTTTATAGGATTCCATCCAGTTTAAGTCGGAAAATTGTGACAACTGGGCAATCCCTCCGGTATATGAGGTAAGGAGGGAATCATATCCATCCAGATAATAATATACCGAGGATATATAAGAAGCATTACTGGTCAGAGAGGCAAAATTGGAGAAGATACTGTTAGTGAGGATCACATCCATGTAACCAAGCTGCTTATGAGATATAAAATTGCGCAGCGAAATGGACATCCTGGGATTTCGGACCAGCATATCATATTGGGTAGCAGCACTGTCAAGAACGAGGGAATAGCTGTCTCTGACGGCCTGGGCTGATTTGATGGCTTCGGCTTCTATATCTTTTTGCTTTCCATATACAATGACAGCGAGAAAGATCATAAAAACTGTAATGATGGGTAGCGTGATGATACCTGTATAATATAAGAACCGCTTGATAAAATTCCGTTTTCTCATGTCATTCTCCGCGAGGGGGGCAGTGGTTCTGCCGGTACTGCGATGGCGTCATATGGAAATACTGATGAAAAGCTCTTGAGAAATTCTTAGGATTATCATACCCCACCCGGTAAGCAATCTCATATTGCTTATAACCGACATCCTTCAGCATCCTGGCTGCATTATCCATACGAGTCTTCAGCAGATAATTGGAAAAGCTTAAATCGGAGTGTTCCTTCATGACCTTTGATAAGTAATTGGGGCTTAATTCCACAAGTCTGGCTGCTTGTTCCAGCGTGGCATTCTGATAATCCGTATCCAGATAATTCTTAACCATGCCGATAAGCTTTTCATAGTAGCTCAAATTCTCTTCTTCCGGTGCAGTAGACCGATGATTTTCTATATTGAGGTTTTCTCTGATTTTTGTAAGGCAATCTACCAGATCTTCATATTTGACCGGCTTTAAAAGATAGTCAATGGCGCCGCTGCGCAGAGCCCGTCTGACATAGTCGAAATCCTGGTATCCGCTGAAAAAAATAATCCTGACCTTCCTCTTTGAAGAAAGCTTTTCTGACAGTTCCAGTCCATCCATAATGGGCATCCGGATGTCGGAAAGAATCAGATCGACGTGATTTCCCAGTATGAATTCATAGGCTTCCTTTCCATTGGCGAAGCAGCCGGCTACTTCAAAGCCCAGTTGGTTCCAGGGAAACAGGTTTACGAGGCCGCTGCGGATCTTGGCTTCATCATCAACGATGATCACTTGATACATAATGAACACTCCCTTCACAAAAGATCTGATTTTATTATAAAGAAAAAAAATAAAAAAGCATCTTTTATTTTTAAAGAATTGGCGGGATCGTTGAAAATGAAGAAATTTAGTTCATAATGATACTTTGGCAGAAAAATTTGTAAAGAATGATACGATTCTATCATGCAAGTTTCTTACTATTTTATAAAACTTCAGTTACAATAATCATAGTTAATGATTCAGTGAAAAGCAAACGGAGGTAAAGATTATGAGAAAAGTGACGAAACTGACATGCCTGCTTCTAACAGGAATGATGGCAGCAACCGCCCTGACGGGCTGCACGAATAAACCGGTAGCCATGTCTTCCGGAGCAGAGACAGAAAAGGCAGCGGATCAGACAACAGCAGGAAAGTCATCTGCAGAACAGATAACACTCCGCTTCATGTGGTGGGGCGGTGACGCCAGAAATGAGGCGACATTGGCAGTGATTGACCAATATCAGAACCTTCATCCGGAAGTAAAGATTGAGGCAGAGATGAATTCCGACCAGGGTTATATTGATAAGGTATCCACCATGCTGGCCAACGGTACTGCACCGGATATCATGCAGCAGAACGTGGACTCCCTCCCTGATTTTATATCCAGAGGCGATTTCTTCGTAAACTTTAATGATTACCCTGATTTATTTGATACTTCAGGTTTTGAAACATCATTTATCAGCCAGTTCGGAACCTTTGACGGCAAGCTTCTGGCCATTCCCACTGGGATGTCCTGTCTGGCCACCGTGGCTAATGAAGATGCAGCGAAAACCTGCGGAATTGATTTAAGCAAGCAGATTACCTGGGAATCAATGCTGGAAGACGGGAAAAAGCTTCATGAACAGAACCCTGAGTATTTCTATATGAATACGGATACCAGAATTTTGTGTGAATATGTATTAAGACCATATCTTCGTCAGTTAACAGGTCAGTCCTTTATCATTGACAGCGAAAAAAAGATAAGCTTTACAAGAGAACAGCTGGTGGAAGTGCTTCAATATATTAAAGACTGCTATGAGGCCGGTGTTTTTGAACCTGCAGAAGACAGTGCGACCTTTAAGGGGCAGATTCAAACCAATCCTATGTGGATGGACGGAAAATTTGTATTTGCTTATGGTCCTTCTTCCAGTATCAATCTGCTGATTGATGCTGTTCCGGATAACACATGTACGGTAGTGCAGATGCCCTTGTCCGCAGAAAGGGTTAATGACGGTTTCTTTGCAGACACGCCCCAGTACATGACAGTAAACAAGAACTCCAAGCATGCGGAGGAAGCAGTGAGATTCCTGGATTATTTCTATAACAATCCGGAAGCTCAGGAGACATTAAAAGACGTCAGAAGCGTGCCGCCGACCTCTACAGCCAGAAGCCTCTGCGCAGATAAGAAACTGTTAAATCCGGTTGTTGTAAGTGCGGTAGATCTGGCAGCAGGGTTAAATGGCAAGAGTGACAAGGGGTATACTACCAGTGCGGAAGTTTATGCCATTCAGGAAGATATGATTGAAAGTGTTGCTTATGGACAGAGTACACCGGAAGATGCTGCCGATAATGCGATTGATTTGATCAATGATTACTTAAGCGGTTTAAAATAAGAGTACATAATGGGCTGCCGGGAAATGAACTTTCATTTTACGGCAGTCCTTTTTAAAAGGCAGGAGGATTAAATTAATGGTTAATAGTAAGGTCAAAGCAAAGCACAATTGCGGCGGATGGACCAAAAGAAACAGGATTGGTTTTATGTATGTATGCATCTGGATTTTTGGATTCCTTTTATTTCAGATGTACCCCTTTATCAGTTCTCTGATCTATTCCTTTACGGACTATGATATCTTTGATAAGCCTGCCTTCATAGGTTTAGATAACTATATCAGGCTATTTACAAAAGATAAGGAGTTTTGGAATTCCCTGACAGTTACCTTAAAATATACCTTTATTACAGTTCCTGGAAAGGTGATTCTGGCTTTGATTATCGCCATGATCCTGAACAGGGAATTGAAAGGGATCAACTTTATGAGAACTGTGTATTATATTCCTTCCCTTTTAAGCGGTTCCGTAGCGGTTGCGATCTTGTGGAAGGTGCTTTTCATGAACGACGGCTTTATCAACAGCCTGTTGGGTGTCGTACATATACCGCCTGTAAAATGGATGGGCAATCCCGGTATGGCGGTGATCACTATCTGTATGCTGGAGATCTGGCAGTTTGGCTCTTCCATGGTACTGTTTTTATCTGCCTTAAAGCAGGTGCCGAGGGAGCTTTATGAAGCGGCCAGGATAGATGGAGCCACAAAGATCAGGATCTTTATTAAGATAACGTTACCGATGATTACCTCCATTGCATTTTTCAATATTATCATGCAGCTGATTACAGCTCTACAGAATTTTACATCGGCCTTTGTAGTGACAAATGGCGGGCCTAACAAGGCCACCTACGTGTTGGGTATGAAATTATATACGGATGCATTTAAGTATTTTAAGATGGGTTATGCCTGTGCCACATCCTGGATTTTGTTTATCATCATTATGATTATGACCCTGATTCTTTTTGTAACATCAAAAAAATGGGTCTATTATGATAACTAGGAAGGAGAGACCGAATGAAAGACAAAAAAATCAACAATGGAATTACATATGTGCTCCTGGGAATATTTGGTGTTGTCATGCTGTTTCCGGTAATCTGGATGTTTTTCGCTTGCTTTAAGTCCAATAATGAAATATTCGGCAGCCTGACTCTGCTTCCGGAGAGCTGGAGCCCGGAAGCATTTATTAAGGGCTGGAAAACAACGGGTACCTATACCTATGCAAAGTATTTTATCAACACTTTTGCCCTGGTTATCCCTACCACCCTGCTGACTCTGGTGTCATGTTCACTGGTGGCCTATGGCTTTGCCAGATTTGATTTTCCGGGAAACCAGTTCCTTTTCATGATACTGATTGCGACGCTGATGCTTCCCAATGCAGTAATCATTATACCGAGATATGCACTGTTTAATAAGTTAGGCTGGCTGGATTCCTACATGACATTTTTTGCACCGGCAGCCGTAGGCTGCTATCCCTTCTTTGTCTTTATGATGGTACAGTTCTTAAGGGGACTTCCCAGAGACTTAGATGAATCTGCTTATATTGATGGCTGCGGACCGTTCCAGTGTTTTATCAGAATTTTGCTGCCTCTTTTGAAACCGGCGCTCTTTTCTGCCGGACTGTTCCAGTTTTTATGGACCTGGAATGATTTCTTTAATACAAATATTTACATTAATACGGTGGCTAAATTCCCATTATCCCTGGCGCTGAGAGTCAGTATTGATGTAACTTCCAATATCAGATGGAATCAGGTGATGTCCATGGCTTTGGTCTCTGTAATACCGCTGATCATTTTATTTTTTGCAGCACAGAAATATTTCGTGGAAGGGATTGCCACAACTGGTATGAAGGGGTAGTGTTAGAAAAATAGCAGGACGTAACTATGGAGGAATCATGAAGACTTATAAAAATCCAGTATTATATGCAGATTATTCCGACCCGGATGTGATCCGAGTCGGGAGCGATTACTATATGGTAGCATCATCATTTACCTATGTTCCGGGAGTTCCGCTTCTTCACTCTAAGGATCTGGTACACTGGGAAATCATTAATTACTGTGTAAAAGCGCTTCCATTTGAGAAATATAAGGAACCTTCCCATGGTTCAGGAACGTGGGCTCCTTCCATCCGTTATCATGAAGGAACATTTTTCGTATTTATTCCTTTGGTGGATGAGGGTATCCTGGTTGCCAGAAGTGATAATCCTTATGGTGAATTTCAATTAAATATGTTATGTGAAAGGAAGGGCTGGATAGACCCCTGTCCGTTTTGGGATGAGGCTGGGAAAGCCTATATGGTGTTTGCATATGCAGGCAGCAGGGCTGGAATCAAACATCGTCTGATGCTGGCAGAGATTAATACAGACTGTAAGTATCTGGTGGGAGAACCTCAGATGATTTTCGACGGGGAACAGATAGCGCCTACAACTGAGGGGCCGAAGCTGTATAAAAAGAATGGATATTATTACATACTAATGCCCTCAGGAGGTGTGGAAAACGGCTGGCAGTCATGTCTGAGATCAAGGGATATTTGGGGCCCCTATGAGTACAGGGTTGTTATGCGGCAGGGTAATTCTAAAATTAATGGCCCTCATCAAGGCGGCTGGACCACATCTCCTGAC of the Lacrimispora indolis DSM 755 genome contains:
- a CDS encoding carbohydrate ABC transporter permease, which translates into the protein MVNSKVKAKHNCGGWTKRNRIGFMYVCIWIFGFLLFQMYPFISSLIYSFTDYDIFDKPAFIGLDNYIRLFTKDKEFWNSLTVTLKYTFITVPGKVILALIIAMILNRELKGINFMRTVYYIPSLLSGSVAVAILWKVLFMNDGFINSLLGVVHIPPVKWMGNPGMAVITICMLEIWQFGSSMVLFLSALKQVPRELYEAARIDGATKIRIFIKITLPMITSIAFFNIIMQLITALQNFTSAFVVTNGGPNKATYVLGMKLYTDAFKYFKMGYACATSWILFIIIMIMTLILFVTSKKWVYYDN
- a CDS encoding ABC transporter substrate-binding protein, giving the protein MRKVTKLTCLLLTGMMAATALTGCTNKPVAMSSGAETEKAADQTTAGKSSAEQITLRFMWWGGDARNEATLAVIDQYQNLHPEVKIEAEMNSDQGYIDKVSTMLANGTAPDIMQQNVDSLPDFISRGDFFVNFNDYPDLFDTSGFETSFISQFGTFDGKLLAIPTGMSCLATVANEDAAKTCGIDLSKQITWESMLEDGKKLHEQNPEYFYMNTDTRILCEYVLRPYLRQLTGQSFIIDSEKKISFTREQLVEVLQYIKDCYEAGVFEPAEDSATFKGQIQTNPMWMDGKFVFAYGPSSSINLLIDAVPDNTCTVVQMPLSAERVNDGFFADTPQYMTVNKNSKHAEEAVRFLDYFYNNPEAQETLKDVRSVPPTSTARSLCADKKLLNPVVVSAVDLAAGLNGKSDKGYTTSAEVYAIQEDMIESVAYGQSTPEDAADNAIDLINDYLSGLK
- a CDS encoding carbohydrate ABC transporter permease; this encodes MKDKKINNGITYVLLGIFGVVMLFPVIWMFFACFKSNNEIFGSLTLLPESWSPEAFIKGWKTTGTYTYAKYFINTFALVIPTTLLTLVSCSLVAYGFARFDFPGNQFLFMILIATLMLPNAVIIIPRYALFNKLGWLDSYMTFFAPAAVGCYPFFVFMMVQFLRGLPRDLDESAYIDGCGPFQCFIRILLPLLKPALFSAGLFQFLWTWNDFFNTNIYINTVAKFPLSLALRVSIDVTSNIRWNQVMSMALVSVIPLIILFFAAQKYFVEGIATTGMKG
- a CDS encoding response regulator transcription factor, coding for MYQVIIVDDEAKIRSGLVNLFPWNQLGFEVAGCFANGKEAYEFILGNHVDLILSDIRMPIMDGLELSEKLSSKRKVRIIFFSGYQDFDYVRRALRSGAIDYLLKPVKYEDLVDCLTKIRENLNIENHRSTAPEEENLSYYEKLIGMVKNYLDTDYQNATLEQAARLVELSPNYLSKVMKEHSDLSFSNYLLKTRMDNAARMLKDVGYKQYEIAYRVGYDNPKNFSRAFHQYFHMTPSQYRQNHCPPRGE
- a CDS encoding sensor histidine kinase codes for the protein MRKRNFIKRFLYYTGIITLPIITVFMIFLAVIVYGKQKDIEAEAIKSAQAVRDSYSLVLDSAATQYDMLVRNPRMSISLRNFISHKQLGYMDVILTNSIFSNFASLTSNASYISSVYYYLDGYDSLLTSYTGGIAQLSQFSDLNWMESYKTSDKSEWIEKRNMTLYSYSRPTPVLTYYRKLSMFQGVILVNIYEEQLRQLLNSGSNLDQFFIIDSQGNFLLQGNGNMQELNDHDREAIVSMVMASSDQPCQDWISFNHQNYYVRVIPAACGTYIAACTSKSNYYLALYTLLFQLLMVLAVVVCTMVWIAYTITKKNFQQIDYFVTVFSDAERGTYNQEKPSFIKDEYDIILNNIVRLFVNQTFLKNQLTLKKQEQKLAEMAALQLQINPHFLFNTLQTLDFKAIEFTGKPTSLNNIIEALSDILKYSLQTTTSMVTIRDEVEYLKKYDSIQRYRYEDKYILYYDYDKAVESYPLMRLILQPLIENSLYHGIKPLPGSGFIKLKISEKDQWLTITVIDTGVGMSKEEVAALNEKINHPNQENIGLSNVNSRLVMQYGNTSQLKILSKKHMGTCISFKIPLYRQN